GAAAGAGGGTGAAAAGTTCGCGCAGGCATATCACGCGCTGCGGGCGTTCGCCCTTCAACATCCGGAGTGGCGTGAAATTTACCGCGCAATTGACTGAGGGGAGTTCGATGCAAACGCAACGATATAAAGTAACGGTTCGGTGCCTCGAATTCCCGGTGCCGGTAGATTGCTACGTGCCGGCCGGTTCGTCGGCTCATGCTCGGATCGTGGCTGACGAATGCGCGACGCGCAACGGCCTGCAAGCGGTGACGGTGCTGGATGTCGGGCCGGACGATCGGCCAGTCGAAGCCCGTTCATAATCGGCTCAATTCCATTTGAATAGGCGCTCCGGTCGCAAGGCCGGGGCGAATTAGCATGAACTACACTCTGACGGACATGGAGCGAGCCATTAACTACTGGCGTAACCGCTTTCCATCGGCCGATGGCGTCAGTATTTGCAGGCAGGTGAGCATCCTGGCCGAACCCTATACGCAGATGTTTATTGCGCGACAAGACATCATTGCGGATTCGGAGTT
This window of the Burkholderia gladioli genome carries:
- a CDS encoding DUF3717 domain-containing protein — its product is MNYTLTDMERAINYWRNRFPSADGVSICRQVSILAEPYTQMFIARQDIIADSELAAEQVEALQTALTALG